One segment of Mycolicibacterium sp. YH-1 DNA contains the following:
- a CDS encoding DUF445 domain-containing protein, with protein MSHRPTAQARASFAETLAGIDSVADAERRRGLRRMKVVALGFLVGATIVFLLCTWAQSRGADPWVGYVRAAAEAGMVGALADWFAVTALFKHPLGIPIPHTAIIKRKKDQLGEGLGTFVRENFMSPEVVETKLRDAQVSGRAGKWLSEPAHAERVAAEASTVLRVLVEMLRDEDIQQLVDRMIVKRIADPQWGPPIGRVLASLLEAGRQEALIQLLADRAFQWSLNSGEVIERVIERDSPTWSPRWVDHLVGDRIHRELVDFTDKVRRNPDHELRRSATKFLFEFADDLQHDDTTIARAEKVKEEIMARDEVARAAETAWGAAKRIILESVEDPSSTLRARIADSVVHIGESLRDDADLRDKVDNWIIRAAQHLVTQYGTEITAIITETIERWDADEASRRIELHVGRDLQFIRINGTVVGALAGLVIYSIAQLLF; from the coding sequence GTGTCACACCGACCCACCGCGCAGGCGCGAGCGAGCTTCGCCGAAACTCTGGCCGGAATCGACTCCGTTGCTGACGCCGAACGGCGCCGTGGCCTGCGCCGAATGAAGGTCGTTGCCCTGGGGTTTCTGGTGGGCGCGACCATCGTTTTTCTGCTGTGCACGTGGGCCCAGTCGCGCGGTGCGGACCCCTGGGTGGGCTACGTCCGCGCTGCCGCGGAGGCGGGCATGGTGGGTGCACTCGCCGACTGGTTCGCCGTGACGGCCCTGTTCAAGCATCCGCTGGGCATCCCGATACCGCACACCGCGATCATCAAGCGCAAGAAAGACCAGCTCGGCGAGGGTCTCGGGACGTTTGTCCGGGAGAACTTCATGTCTCCTGAGGTGGTCGAGACGAAGCTCCGAGACGCCCAGGTGTCGGGCCGCGCAGGCAAATGGCTGTCGGAGCCCGCGCACGCCGAGCGGGTTGCCGCGGAGGCGTCGACGGTACTGCGTGTTCTGGTCGAGATGCTGCGCGACGAGGACATCCAACAGCTCGTGGACCGGATGATCGTCAAACGCATCGCCGACCCGCAGTGGGGACCGCCGATCGGTCGGGTGCTGGCCTCGCTGCTGGAGGCCGGCCGCCAGGAGGCCCTGATTCAATTGCTCGCCGATCGCGCGTTCCAGTGGTCCCTGAATTCGGGTGAGGTCATTGAGCGTGTCATCGAGCGTGACTCGCCGACGTGGTCGCCGCGCTGGGTCGACCATCTGGTGGGGGACCGGATACATCGCGAGCTGGTGGACTTCACCGACAAGGTGCGCCGCAACCCCGACCACGAGCTGCGACGCTCGGCCACAAAGTTCCTCTTCGAGTTCGCTGACGACCTGCAACACGACGACACGACGATCGCGCGTGCGGAGAAGGTCAAGGAAGAGATCATGGCTCGCGACGAGGTGGCGCGTGCCGCCGAGACGGCGTGGGGTGCGGCCAAGCGCATCATCCTGGAGTCGGTCGAGGATCCGTCCTCGACGCTGCGCGCGCGTATCGCCGACTCCGTCGTGCATATCGGGGAGTCGCTGCGTGATGACGCCGACCTGCGAGACAAGGTCGACAACTGGATCATTCGAGCGGCTCAGCACCTGGTGACGCAGTATGGGACGGAGATCACAGCGATCATCACCGAGACCATCGAGCGCTGGGATGCCGACGAGGCGAGTCGCCGGATCGAGCTACATGTTGGCCGTGACCTGCAGTTCATTCGAATCAATGGCACCGTGGTGGGTGCGCTCGCGGGCCTCGTCATCTATTCGATAGCCCAGCTGCTGTTCTGA
- a CDS encoding TetR/AcrR family transcriptional regulator, whose product MAQQTPAGAVKTDGRKRRWHQHKVDRRNELVDGTLVAIRSRGSNVSMDEIAAEIGVSKTVLYRYFVDKNDLTTAVMMRFAQTTLIPNMAAALTSNLDGYALTREIIRVYVDTVAAEPEIYPFVMANSSASKSKAVADSEQIIARMLGVMLRRRMAEEGMDTHGAQPWAFMIVGGVQLATHSWMSHPRMTADELIDYLTMLSWNALRGIVEVGGSLEKFNAQAHPSPTLPPQLLD is encoded by the coding sequence GTGGCACAGCAGACCCCAGCCGGGGCGGTGAAGACCGATGGCCGCAAGCGACGCTGGCACCAGCACAAAGTCGACCGCCGCAATGAGCTGGTCGACGGCACGCTGGTAGCCATCCGCAGTCGCGGCAGCAACGTGAGCATGGACGAGATCGCCGCCGAGATCGGCGTCTCCAAGACCGTGCTGTACCGGTACTTCGTCGATAAGAACGACCTCACCACCGCGGTGATGATGCGTTTCGCCCAGACCACCCTGATCCCCAACATGGCCGCCGCCCTGACATCCAACCTGGACGGCTACGCGCTGACCCGGGAGATCATCCGGGTGTATGTCGACACCGTCGCCGCCGAACCGGAGATCTATCCGTTCGTGATGGCCAACAGCTCGGCGAGCAAGAGCAAGGCCGTCGCCGATTCCGAGCAGATCATCGCTCGCATGCTCGGCGTCATGCTCCGGCGACGGATGGCTGAGGAGGGCATGGACACGCACGGCGCGCAGCCATGGGCGTTCATGATCGTCGGGGGTGTGCAGCTGGCCACTCACTCGTGGATGTCGCACCCCCGGATGACCGCCGACGAACTGATCGACTACCTCACGATGCTGTCCTGGAACGCGTTGCGCGGAATCGTCGAGGTGGGCGGATCGCTGGAGAAGTTCAACGCGCAGGCGCATCCATCCCCAACCCTGCCTCCTCAGCTGCTTGACTGA
- a CDS encoding polyphosphate kinase 2 family protein encodes MTETDLPELWTHEPHIQLEFKAGDRVADIDTNATPGFKGSKSDSPALQEERNARFAELQEMLYASSRGGDNRSVLLVLQGMDTAGKGGIVKHVVGAGNPQGIQYTSFGKPTAEELAHHYLWRIHKALPAAGHIGVFDRSHYEDVLIVRVHDLVPPDVWGARYDEINAFEKELVDTGTTIVKVAMFVSLDEQKKRLTERLERPEKYWKYNPADIDERLLWPKYQEAYQAVLDRTSTEYAPWHVIPCDRKWYSRLAITELLIEALKGLELSWPPADFDVEAERRRLAQA; translated from the coding sequence GTGACCGAGACCGATCTGCCCGAGTTGTGGACCCACGAGCCTCACATCCAACTGGAGTTCAAGGCCGGCGACCGGGTCGCCGACATCGACACCAATGCCACCCCGGGTTTCAAGGGCAGCAAGAGCGACTCCCCTGCTCTGCAGGAGGAGCGCAACGCGCGCTTCGCCGAACTGCAGGAGATGCTGTACGCCAGTAGCCGCGGCGGCGACAACCGGTCGGTGCTGCTGGTACTTCAGGGCATGGACACCGCGGGCAAGGGCGGCATCGTCAAACACGTTGTGGGCGCGGGCAATCCGCAGGGAATCCAGTACACCAGCTTCGGCAAGCCCACCGCGGAGGAACTCGCCCACCACTACCTGTGGCGGATTCACAAAGCACTGCCCGCGGCCGGTCACATCGGAGTGTTCGACAGGTCGCACTACGAGGACGTGTTGATCGTGCGGGTACACGACCTGGTGCCGCCTGACGTGTGGGGCGCCCGCTACGACGAGATCAATGCCTTCGAGAAGGAACTTGTCGACACCGGCACCACCATCGTCAAGGTGGCGATGTTCGTCTCACTCGACGAGCAGAAGAAGCGCCTGACGGAGCGCCTCGAGCGACCCGAGAAGTACTGGAAGTACAACCCGGCCGATATCGACGAACGCCTGCTGTGGCCGAAGTATCAGGAGGCCTACCAGGCGGTTCTGGATCGCACGTCCACCGAGTACGCGCCGTGGCACGTGATCCCCTGCGACCGCAAGTGGTACAGCCGACTGGCCATCACCGAATTGTTGATCGAGGCACTCAAGGGACTCGAATTGTCTTGGCCGCCAGCCGACTTCGACGTAGAAGCCGAGAGGCGCAGGCTAGCGCAGGCCTGA
- a CDS encoding cyclopropane mycolic acid synthase family methyltransferase: MSQPNSDLSPYYEESQSIYDISDEFFALFLGTTMGYTCGYYERDDMTLDESQLAKFDLALGKLDLEPGMTLLDVGCGWGGALALAVEKYDVNVIGITLSKNQSEYTRARLAKIPTSRTVEVRLQGWEEFDEPVDRIVSIGAFEAFKQERYPAFFERAYSILPDDGRMLLHTILAHTQEFFRENGIKLTISDLKFMKFIGDVIFPGGQLPAVEDIEKLADGSGFTLERTHLLRPHYARTLDMWAANLEANKDQAIAITSEEIYERYMKYLTGCADFFHRGITNIGQFTLVK, encoded by the coding sequence ATGTCACAACCCAACTCCGATCTGTCGCCGTATTACGAAGAGTCTCAGTCGATATACGACATTTCGGATGAGTTCTTCGCGTTGTTCCTGGGTACGACCATGGGTTACACCTGCGGGTACTACGAACGCGATGACATGACGCTGGATGAATCCCAGCTCGCCAAGTTCGACCTTGCGCTGGGCAAGCTCGACCTCGAGCCGGGGATGACGCTGCTCGACGTCGGCTGCGGATGGGGTGGCGCGCTGGCCCTCGCGGTGGAGAAGTACGACGTCAACGTCATCGGCATCACCCTGAGCAAGAACCAGAGTGAGTACACCAGGGCCCGGCTCGCCAAGATCCCGACGTCGCGCACGGTGGAGGTGCGACTGCAGGGCTGGGAGGAGTTCGACGAGCCCGTCGACCGCATCGTCTCGATCGGCGCATTCGAGGCCTTCAAGCAGGAGCGTTACCCTGCGTTCTTCGAGCGTGCCTACAGCATCCTGCCCGACGATGGCCGCATGCTGCTGCACACGATCCTGGCTCATACCCAGGAGTTCTTCCGTGAGAACGGCATCAAGCTGACGATCAGCGATCTGAAGTTCATGAAGTTCATCGGCGATGTGATCTTCCCGGGTGGGCAGCTGCCCGCGGTGGAGGACATCGAGAAGCTCGCCGACGGTTCGGGGTTCACGCTGGAGCGCACGCACCTGTTGCGCCCGCACTACGCCCGGACGCTGGACATGTGGGCGGCGAACCTGGAGGCCAACAAGGACCAGGCGATCGCGATCACCTCCGAGGAGATCTACGAGCGCTACATGAAGTACCTGACCGGTTGCGCGGACTTCTTCCACCGCGGTATCACCAACATCGGCCAGTTCACCCTGGTCAAGTAG
- a CDS encoding 3-hydroxybutyryl-CoA dehydrogenase — MGAGIAEVSVRAGVDVLVYEPTEALTTAGRDRLTKSLQRGVDKGKLTQDEFDAALAKLSFTTKLSDLSDRQLVIEAIIEDEAVKAKLFAELDEVITDPDAVLASNTSSIPIMKIAAATKNPGRVLGLHFFNPVPVLPLVELVATLVTTDAALNRTEQFAGAVLGKQVVRCSDRSGFVVNALLVPYLLSAVRMAEAGVATVEDIDTAIVAGLSHPMGPLKLSDLIGLDTLKLIADKMFEEFKEPLYGPPPLLQRMVEAGQLGKKSGQGFYKY, encoded by the coding sequence ATGGGCGCGGGGATCGCCGAGGTGTCCGTGCGTGCCGGTGTGGACGTGCTGGTCTACGAGCCGACAGAGGCGCTGACCACAGCAGGTCGCGACCGCTTGACCAAGTCTCTGCAGCGGGGTGTCGACAAGGGCAAGTTGACCCAGGACGAGTTCGACGCCGCACTCGCCAAGCTGAGTTTCACCACCAAGCTCTCCGACCTGTCGGATCGTCAGCTGGTGATCGAGGCGATCATCGAGGACGAGGCGGTCAAGGCCAAGCTGTTCGCCGAACTCGATGAGGTCATCACCGACCCCGACGCCGTCCTGGCGTCGAACACGTCGAGCATCCCGATCATGAAGATTGCTGCCGCGACCAAGAATCCTGGCCGCGTTCTGGGTCTGCACTTCTTCAACCCGGTTCCCGTGCTGCCACTGGTCGAGCTGGTGGCCACGTTGGTCACCACCGATGCGGCCCTGAACCGCACCGAGCAGTTTGCGGGCGCGGTGTTGGGCAAGCAGGTCGTCAGGTGTTCGGATCGGTCCGGCTTCGTGGTGAACGCGTTGCTAGTGCCTTATCTTCTGTCGGCGGTGCGCATGGCCGAGGCCGGTGTCGCCACGGTCGAGGACATCGACACCGCCATCGTCGCCGGGCTGTCGCATCCGATGGGGCCGTTGAAGCTGTCCGATCTGATCGGGCTCGACACGCTTAAACTGATCGCGGACAAGATGTTCGAGGAGTTCAAGGAGCCGCTGTACGGGCCGCCTCCGCTGTTGCAGCGGATGGTCGAGGCAGGTCAGCTCGGCAAGAAGTCGGGCCAGGGCTTCTACAAGTACTAA
- the aceA gene encoding isocitrate lyase, with translation MSTVGTPKSPEQIQHDWDHNPRWNGIERTYTPQDVVALQGHVVEESTLARRGAEVLWEQLHSMDYVNSLGALTGNQAVQQVRAGLKAIYLSGWQVAGDANLSGHTYPDQSLYPANSVPQVIRRINNALLRADQIAKVEGDTSVENWLAPIVADGEAGFGGALNVYELQKAMIAAGVAGSHWEDQLASEKKCGHLGGKVLIPTQQHIRTLTSARLAADVADVPTLVIARTDAEAATLLTSDVDERDQPFITGERTKEGFYHVTNGVEPCIARAKAYAPYSDLIWMETGTPDLALAKKFAEAVKADFPDQMLAYNCSPSFNWKQHLDDATIAKFQNELGAMGFKFQFITLAGFHALNYSMFDLAHGYARNQMSAYVELQEREFAAEERGYTATKHQREVGAGYFDRIATTVDPTSSTTALAGSTEEGQFH, from the coding sequence ATGTCCACCGTTGGCACGCCGAAGAGCCCCGAGCAGATCCAGCACGACTGGGACCACAACCCCCGCTGGAACGGCATCGAGCGCACCTACACGCCCCAGGACGTCGTCGCCCTGCAGGGCCACGTGGTCGAGGAGAGCACCCTCGCCCGCCGCGGCGCCGAGGTGCTGTGGGAGCAGCTCCACAGCATGGACTACGTCAACTCGCTTGGCGCACTGACCGGCAACCAGGCCGTGCAGCAGGTTCGTGCCGGCCTGAAGGCCATCTACCTGTCGGGTTGGCAGGTCGCCGGTGACGCGAACCTGTCCGGCCACACCTACCCCGACCAGAGCCTCTACCCGGCCAACTCGGTGCCGCAGGTCATCCGCCGGATCAACAACGCCCTGCTGCGCGCCGACCAGATCGCCAAGGTCGAGGGCGACACCTCGGTGGAGAACTGGCTGGCCCCGATCGTCGCCGACGGTGAAGCAGGCTTCGGTGGTGCGCTGAACGTCTACGAGCTGCAGAAGGCCATGATCGCCGCCGGCGTCGCCGGTTCGCACTGGGAGGACCAGCTCGCGTCGGAGAAGAAGTGCGGCCACCTCGGTGGCAAGGTGCTGATCCCCACGCAGCAGCACATCCGCACCCTGACCTCGGCCCGCCTCGCGGCCGACGTCGCCGACGTGCCGACCCTCGTCATCGCCCGCACCGACGCCGAGGCGGCGACCCTGCTCACCTCCGACGTCGACGAGCGCGATCAGCCGTTCATCACCGGCGAGCGGACCAAGGAGGGCTTCTACCACGTCACCAACGGTGTCGAGCCGTGCATCGCCCGCGCCAAGGCCTACGCCCCGTACTCCGACCTGATCTGGATGGAGACCGGCACCCCGGACCTGGCACTGGCCAAGAAGTTCGCCGAGGCGGTCAAGGCTGACTTCCCCGACCAGATGCTGGCCTACAACTGCTCGCCGTCGTTCAACTGGAAGCAGCACCTGGACGACGCGACCATCGCGAAGTTCCAGAACGAGCTCGGCGCGATGGGCTTCAAGTTCCAGTTCATCACGCTGGCCGGCTTCCACGCCCTCAACTACTCGATGTTCGATCTGGCCCACGGCTACGCCCGCAACCAGATGAGCGCCTACGTCGAGCTGCAGGAGCGCGAGTTCGCTGCCGAGGAGCGCGGCTACACCGCGACGAAGCACCAGCGTGAGGTCGGTGCAGGGTACTTCGACCGCATCGCCACCACGGTCGACCCGACGAGCTCGACCACCGCGCTTGCGGGCTCGACCGAAGAGGGTCAGTTCCACTGA
- a CDS encoding acyl-[acyl-carrier-protein] thioesterase, with the protein MLPVPDPHPDVFDVQWPLRVADVDREGRLKLDAATRHIQDIGSDQLREMGYEETHPLWIVRRTMVDVIRPIEFKDMLRLRRWCSGTSNRWCEMRVRIDGRKGGLIESEAFWININRETQGPARISDDFLSGLQRTTDVDRLRWKAYLKAGSREDAQDVRPFPLRVSDIDIFDHVNNSVYWSVVEDYLATQPALMAAPLRVTIEHDLPVALGDELEIIRHVHPAGSTDAFGPELTDRTVTTLTYVVGDETKAVASIFSL; encoded by the coding sequence ATGCTGCCCGTCCCCGACCCCCACCCCGACGTGTTCGACGTGCAGTGGCCGCTGCGGGTTGCCGACGTCGACCGCGAGGGCAGGCTGAAGTTGGACGCGGCCACTCGCCACATTCAGGACATCGGCTCGGACCAGCTGCGTGAGATGGGCTACGAGGAGACCCACCCACTGTGGATCGTGCGGCGCACGATGGTCGACGTGATCAGGCCCATCGAGTTCAAGGACATGCTGCGGCTGCGGCGGTGGTGTTCTGGAACCTCGAACCGGTGGTGCGAGATGCGGGTGCGTATCGACGGTCGCAAGGGAGGGCTGATCGAGTCCGAGGCGTTCTGGATCAACATCAACCGGGAGACGCAGGGCCCGGCGCGCATCTCCGACGACTTCCTCTCGGGTCTGCAGCGCACGACTGACGTCGACAGGCTGAGGTGGAAGGCCTACCTGAAGGCAGGCAGCCGTGAGGACGCCCAGGATGTCCGCCCCTTTCCCCTTCGGGTGAGCGATATCGACATCTTCGATCACGTGAACAACTCGGTGTACTGGAGTGTGGTCGAGGACTACCTGGCCACCCAGCCCGCGCTGATGGCGGCACCGTTGCGCGTGACGATCGAGCACGATCTGCCGGTGGCGCTGGGCGACGAGCTGGAGATCATCCGGCACGTGCATCCGGCGGGCTCCACCGATGCGTTCGGTCCGGAGCTCACGGATCGCACTGTTACAACGCTCACATACGTCGTCGGCGACGAGACGAAAGCCGTCGCGAGCATCTTCTCGCTCTGA
- the ramB gene encoding acetate metabolism transcriptional regulator RamB produces the protein MAKTFVGSRVRQLRGERGLSQAALAQMLDISPSYLNQIEHDVRPLTVAVLLRITEVFGVDATFFAPHDDTRLVAELREVTLDRDLGIDVDPSELADLVNSHPTLARAMVNLHQRYRLTATQLATATESRYADGSGSGAITMPHEEVRDFFYQRQNYLHELDTAAEDLTVRVRMHRTELARELSDRLRAVHDVRIVTRSDLGDTVLHRFDPETKTLEMSAHLSSGQQVFKLAAELAYLEFGDLISKLVDEGNFTSAESRTLARLGIANYVSAAIVLPYSQFHRVAENFRYDVERLSAFYSVSYETIAHRLSTLQRPSMRGVPLSFVRVDRAGNMSKRQSATGFHFSSSGGTCPLWNVYETFGNPGKIGVQIAQMPDGRHYMWVARTVERRAARYGQPGKTFAIGLGCELRHAHRLVYSEGLDLSSEIATPIGAGCRVCERDNCPQRAFPVLGGALDLNEHRSTVSPYLVKHP, from the coding sequence GTGGCCAAGACCTTCGTCGGATCGCGGGTACGTCAGCTACGCGGTGAGCGCGGCTTGAGCCAGGCCGCGCTGGCGCAGATGCTCGACATCTCGCCGAGCTACCTCAATCAGATCGAGCACGACGTGCGTCCGCTCACCGTCGCGGTGCTGCTGCGCATCACCGAGGTGTTCGGCGTCGACGCCACGTTCTTCGCCCCCCATGACGACACCCGCCTGGTCGCCGAACTCCGGGAGGTGACACTCGACCGCGATCTCGGCATCGACGTCGACCCGTCCGAGCTCGCGGATCTAGTCAACTCACATCCGACCCTGGCGCGGGCGATGGTGAACCTCCACCAGCGCTACCGACTGACCGCCACACAGTTGGCGACCGCCACCGAGAGTCGCTACGCCGACGGCAGCGGCAGCGGGGCCATCACGATGCCGCATGAGGAGGTCCGCGACTTCTTCTACCAGCGGCAGAACTACTTGCACGAACTCGACACCGCCGCTGAGGATCTCACCGTCCGGGTGCGGATGCACCGCACCGAACTGGCCCGCGAGCTCTCCGACCGCCTGCGAGCGGTGCACGACGTGCGCATCGTCACGCGCAGCGACCTCGGCGACACCGTGCTGCACCGCTTCGACCCGGAGACCAAGACGCTGGAGATGAGCGCGCACCTGTCCTCGGGGCAGCAGGTGTTCAAGCTCGCCGCCGAACTGGCCTACCTGGAGTTCGGCGATCTGATCTCGAAGCTCGTCGACGAGGGAAACTTCACCAGTGCCGAGTCCCGGACGCTGGCCCGCCTGGGGATAGCCAACTACGTCTCCGCGGCCATTGTGTTGCCCTACAGCCAGTTCCACCGGGTTGCCGAGAACTTCCGCTACGACGTCGAGCGACTGTCGGCGTTCTACTCGGTGAGCTACGAGACGATCGCGCACCGGCTCTCGACGCTGCAACGCCCGTCGATGCGGGGCGTCCCGCTGTCCTTCGTGCGGGTCGACCGTGCGGGCAACATGTCGAAGCGTCAGTCCGCCACCGGTTTTCACTTCTCCTCCAGCGGTGGCACGTGCCCGCTGTGGAACGTCTACGAGACATTCGGCAACCCCGGCAAGATCGGTGTGCAGATCGCGCAGATGCCCGACGGCAGGCACTACATGTGGGTGGCGCGCACGGTCGAGCGGCGCGCGGCGCGATACGGGCAGCCCGGCAAGACGTTCGCGATCGGGCTGGGCTGCGAACTGCGCCATGCCCACAGGCTCGTCTACTCAGAGGGCCTCGACCTGTCCAGCGAGATCGCCACCCCCATCGGTGCGGGTTGCCGGGTGTGCGAACGCGATAACTGTCCGCAGCGCGCATTCCCGGTCCTTGGCGGCGCGCTCGACCTCAACGAGCACCGCAGCACTGTGTCCCCATACCTGGTAAAGCATCCCTAG
- a CDS encoding carboxymuconolactone decarboxylase family protein, with product MSAPESAPARIQPGGFRELGPLNWVIAKLGARAIRAPRFALFNVIGQHQLLFLAWLPYSGVLLGLGKLSRQEAELVILRVGHLRNCEYELQQHRRLARSRGVDAQTQALIFEGPDAEGLTDRQRVLITATDEFVITRSMSAETWTALSAYLNKKQLIEFCMLASQYDGLAATMATLRIPLDFPD from the coding sequence GTGAGCGCTCCCGAGTCTGCCCCGGCCCGCATCCAACCCGGGGGGTTCCGCGAACTCGGGCCCCTCAACTGGGTGATCGCCAAACTCGGCGCGAGGGCCATCCGCGCGCCGCGGTTCGCCCTGTTCAACGTCATCGGCCAGCACCAACTGCTGTTCCTGGCCTGGCTGCCCTACTCCGGTGTACTGCTCGGCCTCGGCAAGTTGTCGCGCCAGGAGGCCGAACTGGTGATTCTGCGGGTCGGTCACCTGCGCAACTGCGAGTACGAATTGCAGCAACACCGCCGCCTGGCCCGCAGTCGCGGCGTCGACGCGCAGACCCAGGCCCTGATCTTCGAGGGTCCCGACGCCGAGGGGCTCACCGACCGCCAACGGGTGCTGATCACCGCGACCGACGAGTTCGTCATCACCCGTTCCATGTCGGCCGAGACCTGGACGGCGCTCTCGGCCTACCTGAACAAGAAGCAGCTCATCGAGTTCTGCATGCTGGCAAGCCAGTACGACGGCCTGGCGGCGACGATGGCGACGCTTCGCATCCCGCTCGACTTCCCGGACTAG
- the lpdA gene encoding dihydrolipoyl dehydrogenase, with translation MTHYDVVVIGAGPGGYVAAIRAAQLGLTTAIVEPKYWGGVCLNVGCIPSKALLRNAELAHIFTREAKQFGISGEASFDFGAAFDRSRKVAEGRVAGVHFLMKKNKITEIHGYGKFTDANTLAVDLNEGGTETLTFDNAIIATGSSTRLVPGTSLSENVVTYEKQIMSRELPKSIIIAGAGAIGMEFAYVLKNYGVDVTIVEFLPRALPNEDAEVSKEIEKQYKKLGVKILTGTKVESINDDGSTVTVTVSKEGKSEDLKADKVLQAIGFAPNVEGFGLEKAGVELTERKAIGVDDYLRTNVPHIYAIGDVTGLLQLAHVAEAQAVVAAETIAGAETLPLGDIRMMPRATFCQPQVASFGLTEEQARAEGYDVKVAKFPFTANGKAHGLGDPSGFVKLIADAKYGELIGGHLIGHDVSELLPELTLAQKWDLTINELARNVHTHPTMSEALQECFHGLAGHMINF, from the coding sequence GTGACTCACTATGACGTCGTCGTAATCGGAGCAGGTCCCGGCGGATATGTCGCGGCCATTCGCGCAGCGCAGTTGGGCCTGACCACCGCCATCGTCGAACCCAAGTACTGGGGCGGCGTCTGTCTCAACGTCGGGTGCATCCCGAGCAAGGCGCTGCTGCGCAACGCCGAGCTGGCGCACATCTTCACCAGGGAGGCCAAGCAGTTCGGCATCAGCGGTGAGGCGAGCTTCGACTTCGGCGCCGCCTTCGACCGCAGCCGCAAGGTCGCTGAGGGCCGCGTGGCCGGTGTGCACTTCCTGATGAAGAAGAACAAGATCACCGAGATCCACGGCTACGGCAAGTTCACCGATGCCAACACCCTGGCCGTCGACCTCAACGAGGGCGGCACCGAGACGCTGACATTCGACAACGCGATCATCGCGACCGGCAGCAGTACCCGGCTGGTGCCGGGCACGTCGCTGAGCGAGAACGTCGTCACCTACGAGAAGCAGATCATGTCTCGCGAGCTGCCGAAGTCGATCATCATCGCGGGTGCCGGGGCGATCGGCATGGAGTTCGCCTATGTGCTGAAGAACTACGGCGTCGACGTCACCATCGTGGAGTTCCTTCCGCGGGCACTGCCCAATGAGGACGCCGAGGTCTCCAAGGAGATCGAGAAGCAGTACAAGAAGCTGGGCGTGAAGATCCTCACCGGTACCAAGGTCGAGTCGATCAACGACGACGGGTCAACTGTCACCGTCACCGTCAGCAAGGAAGGCAAGTCCGAGGACCTCAAGGCAGACAAGGTGCTGCAGGCCATCGGCTTCGCCCCCAACGTCGAGGGCTTCGGGCTGGAGAAGGCCGGCGTCGAGCTGACCGAGCGCAAGGCCATCGGCGTCGACGACTACCTACGCACCAACGTGCCGCACATCTATGCCATCGGTGACGTGACCGGGCTGCTGCAACTGGCCCACGTGGCCGAGGCGCAGGCCGTTGTGGCGGCCGAGACCATCGCCGGGGCCGAGACGCTCCCGCTGGGCGACATCCGGATGATGCCGCGGGCCACGTTCTGCCAGCCGCAGGTCGCCAGCTTCGGGCTCACCGAGGAGCAGGCCCGCGCCGAGGGCTACGACGTGAAGGTGGCCAAGTTCCCGTTCACCGCCAACGGCAAGGCACACGGTCTCGGCGACCCGAGCGGTTTCGTCAAGCTGATTGCCGACGCCAAGTACGGCGAGCTGATCGGTGGCCACCTCATCGGGCACGACGTCTCCGAGCTGCTGCCCGAGCTGACCCTGGCGCAGAAGTGGGATCTGACGATCAACGAGCTGGCGCGCAACGTGCACACCCACCCGACCATGTCGGAGGCGTTGCAGGAGTGCTTCCACGGCCTGGCCGGCCACATGATCAACTTCTGA
- a CDS encoding putative holin, with protein MIPLPRAWLLTSAMLIGVATGVVAGVASSVLVTATIRPDLVVGLVVGVPSAAGMLLVLLSGRRWVTTFGVFVLSLAPGWFGVLAAIEAVSGA; from the coding sequence GTGATTCCGCTCCCGCGGGCGTGGCTCCTGACCAGTGCGATGCTCATCGGTGTCGCCACGGGCGTGGTCGCGGGTGTCGCATCGAGTGTGCTGGTGACGGCGACCATCCGACCTGACCTCGTCGTCGGACTCGTCGTCGGTGTGCCCAGTGCGGCCGGCATGCTGCTGGTGCTGTTGTCGGGTCGCCGCTGGGTGACGACGTTCGGCGTCTTCGTCCTCTCGCTGGCCCCCGGCTGGTTCGGCGTGCTGGCCGCGATCGAGGCGGTCTCCGGTGCCTGA